In one Nitrospinota bacterium genomic region, the following are encoded:
- a CDS encoding PAS domain S-box protein: MPGKSVKKKKAKAAKPRSAPRRRTGKKEMADAPIAASLIEKAERYTYLFENLRDYIYSLDATAGVSRELSPAFESITGWRPDEWIGKSFEPLVHPDDIAKSKENFNRAVTEKHPPPNTLRIKKKTGDYVTLEFKGALVTEHKWGKEIFGVARDVTRREAIMAELRESEEKYRSLINNASDLIYTVDMTGNFTSGNEACLALTGYKFEELVGTHFSKVVPAEYLPVIQQNIAKKMRGEVQTTRYEIEVLRKDGIRVPAEISSRMILARGKPAGILGIIRDMSPHKRAEEELRNAKEMAEEATRLKDKFVSLVSHDLRAPLSSVMSYLKLVMDDNESLTSENASMLGRTVAICGGMVNMIDRLLNISRLQTGAIRLRPRFLDARSVAAHALESVSPLAEQKGVELRNEVARGTRLYGDFEMLAEVAQNLVSNAVKFCRKGDTVTVFNPPGRPCSLAVKDTGVGVNPALLPDIFRHEVKTTTPGTAGEPGTGLGLPFCRDIMEAHGGTLEVESVPGAGSVFTLTLPVVRPLLLVVDDNQTDREIIKSHLLGLNVDVIEADGAAEGLKTAAARAPHIVIIDILMPGQDGMSLLAAMKDNPATSPIPVIVVTSDSQLETREEAFRKGAGDFVLKPVDRNDLIPRVNRFLM, translated from the coding sequence ATGCCGGGTAAGAGCGTAAAAAAGAAGAAAGCGAAGGCCGCAAAGCCCCGCTCCGCCCCCAGGCGAAGGACGGGGAAAAAAGAGATGGCGGACGCTCCCATTGCGGCAAGCCTTATTGAAAAGGCGGAGCGCTATACATACCTGTTTGAAAACCTGAGGGATTACATATATTCCCTGGACGCCACGGCGGGCGTTTCCCGGGAGCTGAGCCCCGCCTTTGAGTCGATCACCGGATGGCGCCCCGATGAATGGATCGGCAAAAGTTTCGAGCCCCTGGTCCATCCGGATGACATCGCAAAGTCAAAGGAGAATTTCAACCGGGCCGTCACCGAAAAACATCCGCCGCCCAACACGCTGCGGATAAAGAAAAAAACGGGCGATTACGTGACCCTGGAGTTCAAGGGCGCGCTTGTGACCGAACACAAGTGGGGCAAGGAGATTTTCGGCGTGGCGCGGGACGTGACCCGGCGCGAGGCCATCATGGCGGAACTTCGGGAGAGCGAGGAAAAATACAGGTCGCTTATAAACAACGCTTCGGACCTGATATACACCGTGGACATGACAGGCAATTTCACCTCGGGCAACGAAGCATGCCTGGCCCTTACCGGCTACAAGTTCGAAGAACTTGTCGGTACGCATTTTTCCAAGGTCGTCCCGGCGGAATACCTGCCTGTGATCCAGCAGAACATCGCAAAAAAAATGAGGGGCGAGGTCCAGACCACCAGGTACGAGATCGAAGTGCTGCGAAAAGACGGGATCCGTGTGCCTGCGGAGATAAGCAGCCGCATGATTCTCGCCCGCGGCAAGCCTGCGGGCATACTGGGGATAATACGGGACATGTCCCCGCACAAGCGCGCAGAGGAAGAGCTCCGGAACGCAAAGGAAATGGCGGAGGAGGCGACCCGGCTCAAGGACAAGTTCGTCTCCCTTGTCTCCCATGACCTGAGGGCGCCCTTGTCCAGCGTCATGAGTTACTTAAAGCTTGTTATGGACGATAACGAAAGTCTGACCTCCGAAAATGCCTCTATGCTAGGCAGGACTGTGGCCATTTGCGGCGGGATGGTCAACATGATAGACAGGCTGCTTAACATAAGCAGGCTTCAGACCGGCGCAATACGTTTAAGGCCGCGTTTTCTGGACGCGCGTTCCGTGGCGGCCCACGCCTTGGAAAGCGTCAGTCCGCTCGCCGAGCAGAAGGGGGTGGAGCTGCGCAACGAAGTGGCGCGCGGCACGCGCCTTTACGGCGATTTTGAAATGCTCGCCGAAGTGGCGCAAAATCTGGTCAGCAACGCCGTGAAATTCTGCCGCAAGGGGGACACGGTCACCGTGTTCAATCCGCCTGGGCGGCCATGCTCTCTGGCGGTGAAGGACACCGGGGTGGGGGTGAATCCCGCGCTGTTGCCGGACATTTTCCGCCACGAGGTGAAGACCACCACCCCAGGCACCGCCGGAGAGCCGGGCACCGGGCTCGGACTGCCGTTCTGCAGGGACATAATGGAGGCCCACGGCGGGACTTTGGAGGTGGAGTCGGTCCCCGGCGCCGGGAGCGTGTTCACATTGACGCTGCCCGTTGTCCGGCCCCTGCTCCTTGTGGTGGACGACAACCAGACGGACAGGGAAATAATCAAAAGCCACCTGCTTGGGCTGAATGTGGACGTCATCGAGGCCGACGGAGCGGCCGAAGGGCTCAAAACCGCCGCCGCACGGGCGCCCCATATTGTGATAATAGATATCCTGATGCCAGGACAGGACGGCATGAGCCTGCTTGCCGCCATGAAGGACAATCCCGCCACATCGCCGATCCCGGTGATAGTGGTCACCTCGGACTCGCAGCTTGAGACAAGAGAGGAGGCGTTCAGGAAAGGGGCGGGCGATTTTGTGTTGAAACCCGTTGACCGCAATGACCTTATCCCCAGGGTGAACAGGTTTTTGATGTAG